In Candidatus Saccharimonadia bacterium, a single genomic region encodes these proteins:
- a CDS encoding HAD-IIB family hydrolase, producing MSNYQAIFFDLDGTAIPNRRDGMPSERLVRTVAAHRDRIHLVAATGRPLRYAMPVIEALGLTAPCIISGGTIIIDPADHKVLKITTLPQAAVHAIFSIVKDHPYSLFLREERIASDAPAIHPTLAEDLEIIYVGQVPAADVEHLKSTIETIPNLSANVVPDWSGDGSFAFNITHSDATKEHAVTDVLTRLGVPRAASIGIGDGDNDLHLFRSVGLKIAMGNAGPTLKAAAVLIAPPLDEDGLAQMIERYA from the coding sequence TCTAACTACCAGGCCATATTTTTCGACCTCGACGGCACCGCCATCCCCAACCGGCGCGACGGCATGCCCTCAGAGCGGCTCGTGCGCACCGTCGCCGCTCACCGCGACCGCATCCACCTCGTAGCCGCCACGGGCCGGCCACTGCGCTACGCTATGCCCGTAATCGAGGCACTGGGACTCACCGCCCCCTGCATCATCTCCGGCGGCACCATTATCATTGATCCCGCCGACCACAAGGTCTTAAAAATCACCACCTTGCCCCAAGCCGCAGTGCACGCCATTTTCAGCATCGTCAAAGACCACCCCTACTCACTATTTCTGCGGGAAGAACGCATAGCTTCGGACGCCCCCGCAATCCACCCCACCCTAGCCGAGGACCTCGAAATTATCTATGTCGGCCAGGTCCCAGCCGCAGACGTCGAGCATCTCAAAAGCACCATCGAAACCATCCCCAACCTCAGCGCCAATGTAGTACCCGACTGGAGCGGCGACGGCAGTTTCGCCTTCAACATCACCCACAGCGACGCCACCAAAGAGCACGCCGTCACCGATGTGCTCACGCGGCTCGGCGTGCCCCGCGCAGCCAGCATCGGCATCGGCGATGGCGACAACGACCTGCATCTCTTCCGCTCCGTCGGCCTCAAAATCGCCATGGGCAACGCCGGCCCCACCCTCAAAGCCGCAGCCGTCCTCATTGCGCCTCCCCTCGATGAGGACGGCCTCGCCCAGATGATCGAGCGTTACGCCTAA